Proteins co-encoded in one Anguilla anguilla isolate fAngAng1 chromosome 16, fAngAng1.pri, whole genome shotgun sequence genomic window:
- the si:ch211-107o10.3 gene encoding retinol dehydrogenase 12: MQNYFKELRLRQFVEEHSTGIVVAIAAGVGLVALRRWFGGAICRSRTRLDRKTVMITGANTGIGKETALDMAGRGARVILACRDKARASQAADEIRQSSGNGNVVVKIVDLASLQSVRDLAKDIQETEERLDILINNAGIMMCPKWQTEDGFEMQFGVNHLGHFLLTNCLLDLLKKSAPSRVVNVSSLAHEKGKIHFDDINLDKDYHPVRSYRQSKLANVLFTRELANRLQGTGVTVYSLHPGVIRTELGRHLWPTLPLWKRLVAWPLMQMIKSPWQGAQTTIYCAVDESLEGISGLYYSDCAPKEAAPQGRDDATATRLWDLSASMVGLE; encoded by the exons ATGCAGAACTACTTCAAAGAATTAAGGCTAAGGCAATTTGTGGAAGAACACTCAACAGGAATTGTTGTTGCTATAGCCGCAG GAGTGGGTCTGGTAGCCTTGCGGCGATGGTTTGGTGGTGCTATCTGCCGCAGCAGGACCAGACTGGACAGGAAGACGGTCATGATAACCGGAGCCAACACCGGGATCGGCAAAGAGACCGCTCTGGACATGGCCGGCAGAG gtgccAGGGTTATCCTGGCCTGCAGGGACAAGGCCAGGGCCAGTCAGGCCGCAGATGAGATCCGGCAGAGCAGTGGCAATGGCAACGTGGTGGTCAAAATCGTGGACCTGGCCTCCCTGCAGTCGGTCAGGGACCTAGCCAAAGATATCCAGGAGACGGAGGAGAGGCTGGACATCCTGATCAATAACGCAG GTATCATGATGTGCCCCAAGTGGCAGACGGAAGACGGCTTTGAGATGCAGTTTGGCGTCAACCACCTGGGCCACTTCCTGTTGACCAACTGCCTTCTGGACCTGCTGAAGAAGTCTGCCCCGAGTCGCGTCGTCAACGTCTCCAGCTTGGCTCATGAGAAAG GCAAGATTCACTTTGACGACATAAACCTGGATAAAGACTACCACCCCGTCCGAAGCTATCGGCAGAGCAAGCTGGCCAACGTGCTGTTCACTCGGGAGCTGGCCAATCGGCTGCAAG GAACGGGGGTGACGGTGTACAGCCTGCACCCCGGGGTGATTCGCACCGAGCTGGGCCGCCACCTGTGGCCCACGCTGCCCCTGTGGAAGAGGCTTGTCGCCTGGCCGCTGATGCAGATGATCAAGTCTCCCTGGCAGGGGGCCCAGACCACCATCTACTGCGCCGTGGACGAGAGCCTGGAGGGAATCAGCGGCCTGTACTACAG CGACTGCGCCCCCAAAGAGGCAGCCCCCCAGGGCCGCGACGATGCCACCGCCACAAGGCTCTGGGACCTCAGCGCCTCCATGGTGGGTCTCGAGTGA
- the ankrd34c gene encoding ankyrin repeat domain-containing protein 34C: MEDMLELRTDGNSLLKAAWLRRLRLTRLLLEGGAYINESNERGETALMLACMSRHADQQSASKAKLVRYLLENKADPNIQDRTGRTALMHACSHRAGHEVVSLLLTNGADPSLEDRGGASALVYAINADDKETLKLLLDACKAKGKDVIIITTDKSASGAKTTKQYLNVPPSPELEDRCSPAPCTSPSDINLKTSPAPDDGQHETVFGFQAKRVMAPVVKAPNPPGSPTRRPANPKRARLPQLKRLQSEPWGLIAPSVLASSAHEESRRANSDEDVVAGVNGLCLGRRAPLSRHNSVEGRDPGCPSAGDPSSATSSAPASRRTSYEKSLLQLQALARRGAAGADSDNGGGVLRDAVYRRRLGNEQYDSDSQLYSDSGAQDSPKAAPERRKHNASPLALLTGSRESLDSSASTSPSVARRRAPGLLERRGSGTLLLDHISHTRPGHLPPLNINPNPPIPDIGASSKPSSPLASGLRSLAPVAPSSPKGCPCPRPTKKLIRRHSMQVEQMRQLSNFEELIN; this comes from the coding sequence ATGGAGGACATGCTGGAGCTGCGGACAGACGGGAACTCGCTGCTGAAGGCCGCGTGGCTGCGGCGCCTGCGGCTGACCAGGCTGCTACTGGAGGGCGGGGCCTACATCAACGAAAGCAACGAGCGCGGGGAGACGGCCCTCATGCTGGCCTGCATGTCCAGACACGCCGACCAGCAGAGCGCCAGCAAGGCCAAGCTGGTCCGCTACCTCCTGGAGAACAAGGCCGACCCCAACATCCAGGACAGGACGGGGCGGACGGCCCTGATGCACGCCTGCAGCCACAGGGCGGGGCACGAGGTGGTGTCCCTCCTGCTGACCAACGGCGCCGACCCCAGCCTGGAGGACCGGGGCGGGGCCTCGGCCCTGGTCTACGCCATCAACGCCGATGACAAGGAGACGCTCAAGCTCCTCCTGGACGCCTGCAAAGCCAAGGGGAAGgacgtcatcatcatcaccaccgaCAAGTCCGCCTCCGGGGCCAAGACCACCAAGCAGTACCTGAacgtgcccccctcccccgagctGGAGGACAGGTGCTCCCCGGCTCCGTGCACCTCCCCCTCTGACATCAACCTCAAGACCTCGCCCGCCCCCGACGACGGCCAGCACGAGACGGTCTTCGGTTTCCAGGCCAAACGGGTGATGGCGCCGGTGGTCAAGGCGCCGAACCCCCCGGGCTCCCCCACCAGGAGGCCCGCCAACCCCAAGCGGGCGCGGCTGCCGCAGCTGAAGCGGCTGCAGTCGGAGCCCTGGGGCCTGATCGCCCCCTCCGTCCTGGCGTCCTCCGCGCACGAGGAGAGCCGGAGGGCCAACTCGGACGAGGACGTGGTGGCCGGCGTGAACGGGCTGTGCCTGGGCCGCCGGGCGCCGCTCTCGCGCCACAACAGCGTGGAGGGCCGGGACCCCGGCTGCCCCTCCGCAGGCGACCCGTCCTCCGCCACGTCGTCCGCCCCCGCGTCCCGCCGCACGTCCTATGAGAAgtccctcctccagctccaggccCTGGCCAGGCGGGGCGCGGCCGGCGCCGACTCGGACAACGGCGGCGGGGTCCTCCGGGACGCGGTGTACCGGCGTCGCCTGGGCAACGAGCAGTACGACTCCGACTCCCAGCTGTACTCCGACTCGGGCGCCCAGGACTCGCCCAAGGCCGCCCCCGAGAGGAGGAAGCACAACGCGTCCCCGCTGGCCCTGCTCACCGGCTCGCGGGAGTCTCTGGACAGCTCCGCCAGTACGTCCCCCAGCGTGGCGCGCCGGCGGGCCCCGGGGCTGCTGGAGAGGCGGGGCTCCGGGACCCTGCTGCTCGACCACATCTCCCACACCCGCCCCGGCCACCTGCCCCCACTCAACatcaaccccaacccccccatcccgGACATCGGGGCCAGCAGCAAGCCCTCGTCCCCTCTGGCCAGCGGCCTCCGCTCCCTGGCCCCCGTAGCCCCCAGCTCGCCGAAGGGCTGCCCCTGCCCCAGGCCCACCAAGAAGCTGATCAGGAGGCACTCTATGCAAGTCGAGCAAATGAGGCAACTCTCCAACTTCGAGGAGCTGATCAATTAG